One genomic window of Branchiostoma floridae strain S238N-H82 chromosome 4, Bfl_VNyyK, whole genome shotgun sequence includes the following:
- the LOC118414384 gene encoding myotrophin-like, translating into MGDLLWSLKNGDIDLVKAAIDEPGFDVNSEIGGRMPIHYAADYGQLDVIKVLLAKGADVNKADKHGISAVLAAIWEGHTECVKYLLEKGARKDGKAPDGTNYLDCAEKEDIKCLLR; encoded by the exons ATGGGGGACTTGCTCTGGAGTTTGAAGAACGGGGATATAGACCTGGTAAAAGCTGCTATCGACGAACCG GGTTTTGATGTCAACTCGGAGATCGGAGGTCGCATGCCCATCCATTATGCAGCGGACTACGGACAACTGGACGTCATCAAGGTCCTGCTGGCCAAAGGGGCTGATGTGAAT AAGGCAGACAAACACGGCATCTCTGCAGTCCTGGCAGCTATATGGGAGGGTCATACTGAGTGTGTCAAGTATCTGTTGGAAAAG GGGGCCAGGAAAGACGGCAAAGCGCCTGACGGGACCAATTATCTGGACTGCGCAGAGAAAGAGGacatcaaatgtttgttgagatGA
- the LOC118414751 gene encoding Krueppel-like factor 16: MEISAAIPIFQHTPFACHPFGQVSLHGRLSPWPCPPPACFYPGLSPLVKPSELPVFYPRINFGLPASSEKKSPLTDRVDRESFGPIPGLLPTARDRRVQNSPPGSDRTSPRVPSTSPSLEKSVSDRAESWLTKTLTNVKSVSGEVDISSSGKRKRPEKKFPCPFCTVCCANNGQLKGHLRVHTGERPYPCDHPGCGRAFARNEELTRHRRIHTGVRPYPCTECGKAFSRKDHLTKHAKTHLKGAERRALLQRDSICKRALLIQRPT; the protein is encoded by the exons ATGGAGATTTCCGCTGCTATCCCGATCTTTCAACACACGCCCTTTGCTTGCCACCCCTTCGGGCAAGTGTCGCTGCATGGCCGCCTGTCGCCTTGGCCCTGCCCGCCACCGGCGTGCTTCTACCCGGGCCTGTCTCCTCTTGTGAAGCCTAGCGAGCTTCCCGTCTTCTACCCCAGGATTAACTTCGGTCTCCCCGCCTCCAGTGAAAAGAAGTCCCCGCTAACCGACAGAGTCGATCGCGAGTCCTTCGGACCCATCCCCGGGCTCCTCCCGACGGCCAGGGACCGACGCGTCCAAAACAGTCCCCCGGGCTCCGACAGGACGTCCCCCCGGGTACCGTCCACGTCGCCATCGCTGGAGAAGTCCGTGAGTGACCGAGCCGAGTCCTGGCTGACCAAGACCTTGACCAACGTCAAGTCCGTGTCCGGAGAAGTGGACATCAGCAGCAGCGGCAAGAGGAAGAGACCAGAGAAGAAGTTCCCCTGTCCGTTCTGTACGGTGTGCTGCGCCAACAACGGACAGCTGAAAGGGCACTTACGCGTACATACCG GCGAGCGGCCGTACCCTTGTGACCACCCCGGCTGCGGACGCGCCTTCGCCCGGAACGAGGAGCTGACCAGACACCGCCGGATCCACACCGGGGTCCGCCCCTACCCCTGCACGGAGTGCGGCAAGGCCTTCAGCCGTAAGGACCACCTCACCAAGCACGCCAAGACGCACCTGAAAGGCGCCGAAAGGAGGGCGCTTCTGCAACGGGACTCAATCTGCAAGAGGGCGCTTTTGATTCAGAGGCCCACCTAA